A stretch of the Salminus brasiliensis chromosome 19, fSalBra1.hap2, whole genome shotgun sequence genome encodes the following:
- the slc10a3 gene encoding P3 protein, with amino-acid sequence MRLLVLLLVELVVLVVVVGAAVGSTENSTTPSNRRYLNIGDGTNLEFEFPENTKGVIVISSEYRNAVGRKGRESWRQTVRVQSLEPDVLSILNVSDGGRPGPSRSYVISIRSGVAGRAPLRIQLLDLDQNSEQVLIEERSDYAIRVAPGAFEPRQASGLAHFSENPVLFALLPLIFVNKCAFGCKVEVEVLRGLLKRPVPLLLGVVGQFLVMPLYGYGAARLASLPKALSLGLVITCSAPGGGGGYLYSLLLGGDVTLAICMTLVSTVVATAAMPLSSALYGRLLGVHATLRVPFVKILGTLLFIAIPISLGVLVKLRLPGLARVLLALIRPFSFVLIVGGIFMAYQMGASILADVGPRVILVGAATPVLGLLLGLGMAWLAGLPAPQRKTVGIEVGVQNSLLALAVMQLSFRRAEADFASQAPFIVALSSTSEMLLLVLGHFAHRRFCHPPAAHTET; translated from the coding sequence ATGAGGCTGTTAGTGCTGCTACTGGTGGAGCTGGtagtgctggtggtggtggtgggcgCTGCTGTGGGGAGCACTGAGAACAGCACCACCCCCAGCAACAGGAGATACCTGAACATTGGAGATGGGACCAACCTGGAGTTCGAGTTCCCAGAGAACACCAAGGGCGTGATCGTGATCTCCAGCGAGTACCGGAACGCCGTGGGCCGGAAGGGCCGGGAGAGCTGGAGGCAGACGGTCAGGGTGCAGTCCCTGGAGCCGGATGTGCTGTCCATTCTGAACGTCAGCGACGGTGGGCGCCCAGGACCCTCGAGGAGCTACGTCATCAGCATCAGGTCGGGCGTGGCCGGGCGGGCGCCGCTGCGCATCCAGCTGCTGGACCTGGACCAGAATTCAGAGCAGGTGCTGATCGAGGAGCGCAGCGACTATGCCATCAGGGTGGCCCCCGGCGCCTTCGAGCCACGCCAGGCCAGCGGTCTCGCCCACTTCTCAGAAAACCCGGTCCTGTTCGCCCTGCTGCCGCTCATCTTTGTCAACAAGTGCGCTTTTGGCTGtaaggtggaggtggaggttcTGCGGGGGCTGCTGAAACGCCCGGTTCCTCTGCTCCTCGGGGTGGTGGGGCAGTTCCTCGTCATGCCGCTGTACGGCTACGGGGCGGCCCGCCTTGCGTCGCTGCCCAAGGCGCTGTCCTTGGGTCTGGTCATCACCTGCTCGGCTCCGGGCGGAGGTGGGGGCTACCTGTACAGCTTGCTGCTGGGTGGAGACGTCACCCTGGCCATCTGCATGACTCTGGTGTCCACGGTGGTCGCCACGGCGGCCATGCCGCTGTCCTCTGCGCTCTACGGGCGACTGCTGGGCGTCCACGCCACCCTTCGCGTGCCCTTCGTGAAGATCCTGGGCACCCTGCTGTTCATCGCCATCCCCATCTCGCTGGGCGTGTTGGTGAAGCTGCGGCTGCCCGGCCTCGCCCGCGTCCTCCTCGCCCTCATCCGGCCCTTCAGCTTTGTGCTGATCGTGGGGGGCATCTTTATGGCGTACCAGATGGGCGCCTCCATCCTGGCCGACGTGGGGCCCCGCGTCATCCTGGTGGGCGCGGCGACGCCAGTGCTGGGGCTGCTGCTCGGGCTGGGGATGGCGTGGCTAGCCGGGCTGCCCGCGCCACAGAGGAAGACGGTGGGCATCGAGGTGGGCGTGCAGAACAGCCTGCTGGCACTGGCCGTCATGCAGCTGTCCTTCCGGCGGGCGGAGGCTGACTTTGCCTCGCAGGCGCCCTTCATCGTCGCCCTCAGCAGCACCTCAgagatgctgctgctggtgctcgGGCACTTCGCCCACCGCCGCTTCTGCCATCCGCCCGCCGCCCACACAGAGACCTGA